Proteins from a genomic interval of Undibacterium parvum:
- a CDS encoding DUF1631 family protein: MDNIPLSSSVKKGEASNSSRLLILQALVPIATHLVSSQLEAFSARLTDALFKLSDQTIRPEEASASFQAFQLLKRNNTAFYRLVVGQINAALTKEVSTINAKKKPVKKDAEDFSLVSFDEMESKLLIRNLSQALEVNNADILVALNIRIGNVLRRTPINISQNPFRPDVFVHAVYQAWKEFDATPESHHLVLRLLQPNIFLQLKPILNEINEGLIARGIMPDISDVYRSKGKNSDANSQDEIDDRDPYLHNKLRSIFSGQPISGSGKRTAGSLAWSGTGGGFSGAGNGVGHGGGNAAQANADTVTIDRQFFNYLTSIQKTGPLSEQGMDHDASVQPGVRGESPLRQLSRQAPADSLTDVDQSTIELLARIFDFVFNDPTIPEDIKGLIGQLQIPTLKVALLDKDFFFKETHPARVLIDTLAKSGALLDADATSEDPLYHMIEGVVERVQTEFDEQIDLFSDVVADLEAFLQEEEDKTEEAITLPVETALKQEKMRLAREFAEHDVAIRVETGEVAGFLETFLLEQWIRILTIAHSVKDKKPHALENALKTMDDLIWSLKSKNSAEERKELVSKLPSMLSLLNAWLNAIKWDEPDRVFFFSKLAERHAAIARAPLELSPRRQVEIAVNIAQRASERRLNRHVQNQIDKHPDEWSQQVEVLNRGVWLNFVQANDAQARYKLAWVSPKRTRYIFTNRQGHDAFSISGEELIAKFRSGSVTQIVSDSVVDRALIDALKDPSE; encoded by the coding sequence ATGGATAACATACCGCTATCGAGCTCGGTAAAAAAAGGCGAAGCTTCCAACTCCAGTCGCTTATTGATCTTGCAGGCCCTGGTGCCTATCGCAACGCATTTGGTCTCGTCTCAATTAGAGGCGTTTTCGGCGCGTCTGACCGATGCACTGTTTAAATTATCTGATCAAACCATACGACCAGAAGAGGCGAGCGCCAGTTTTCAGGCTTTTCAACTGTTAAAGCGAAACAATACGGCGTTTTATCGTCTGGTGGTCGGGCAAATCAATGCGGCGCTGACTAAAGAAGTCAGTACCATCAATGCCAAGAAAAAACCGGTGAAAAAGGACGCAGAAGATTTCTCGCTGGTGTCATTTGATGAGATGGAGAGTAAGCTCTTAATCCGAAATTTAAGCCAAGCCCTGGAAGTCAATAACGCCGATATTTTGGTCGCACTCAATATCCGTATCGGCAATGTGCTCAGGCGCACGCCTATCAATATTTCGCAGAATCCATTTCGCCCTGATGTTTTCGTACATGCCGTGTACCAGGCCTGGAAAGAATTTGATGCAACGCCAGAATCGCATCATTTGGTATTGCGGCTACTGCAACCTAATATTTTTTTACAATTAAAACCTATACTTAATGAGATCAATGAGGGCCTGATTGCGCGTGGCATCATGCCCGACATTAGCGATGTGTATCGCAGTAAAGGCAAAAACTCTGATGCGAATAGTCAGGACGAGATAGACGATAGAGATCCCTATTTGCATAATAAATTGCGAAGCATCTTTTCTGGGCAGCCCATTTCTGGCTCAGGAAAAAGAACAGCGGGATCTCTGGCGTGGAGCGGAACTGGCGGTGGTTTTTCGGGGGCTGGCAATGGCGTGGGCCATGGTGGGGGCAATGCGGCCCAGGCAAACGCCGACACAGTGACCATAGACCGGCAGTTTTTTAATTACCTGACCAGCATACAAAAGACCGGCCCGCTCAGTGAGCAAGGCATGGATCATGATGCCAGTGTCCAGCCCGGCGTTCGAGGTGAGTCACCTTTGCGTCAATTGTCTAGGCAGGCGCCGGCCGATAGCCTGACCGATGTTGATCAAAGTACGATAGAGCTACTGGCTAGGATTTTTGATTTTGTCTTCAATGATCCGACTATCCCTGAGGATATTAAGGGGCTGATCGGGCAATTACAGATCCCAACCTTGAAAGTGGCCTTGTTGGATAAGGATTTCTTTTTTAAAGAAACCCATCCGGCACGGGTCTTGATCGATACCCTGGCCAAATCGGGTGCTTTACTCGATGCGGATGCGACCAGTGAAGATCCTTTGTACCACATGATTGAAGGGGTGGTCGAGCGCGTGCAAACCGAGTTCGATGAGCAAATTGATTTGTTCTCGGACGTGGTGGCTGACCTCGAAGCCTTCTTGCAGGAAGAAGAAGACAAAACCGAAGAAGCCATCACGCTCCCGGTAGAGACCGCTCTGAAGCAAGAAAAAATGCGGCTGGCCAGAGAGTTCGCAGAACATGATGTCGCAATTCGGGTTGAGACCGGTGAAGTTGCAGGATTTTTGGAAACTTTTTTGCTAGAGCAATGGATACGCATCTTGACCATTGCGCATAGCGTTAAGGATAAAAAGCCGCATGCGCTTGAGAATGCTCTCAAGACCATGGATGATTTGATCTGGAGCCTGAAATCCAAAAACAGTGCGGAAGAGCGTAAAGAGTTGGTCAGTAAGCTGCCTTCTATGCTGTCTTTGCTCAACGCCTGGCTCAATGCGATTAAATGGGATGAGCCAGATCGAGTGTTCTTTTTCTCTAAATTAGCCGAACGGCATGCCGCAATTGCCCGTGCGCCTTTGGAGTTGTCACCTAGACGGCAAGTCGAGATCGCGGTGAATATCGCGCAGCGCGCCAGCGAACGCAGACTTAACCGGCATGTGCAAAATCAGATCGATAAGCATCCCGACGAATGGTCGCAACAGGTAGAGGTACTTAATCGCGGTGTCTGGCTCAACTTCGTCCAAGCGAATGATGCACAGGCGCGCTATAAACTGGCATGGGTCAGCCCTAAACGCACCCGCTATATTTTCACCAATCGCCAGGGACATGATGCATTTTCTATTTCGGGGGAAGAATTGATCGCGAAGTTCCGTTCTGGAAGCGTGACTCAGATAGTCTCTGACTCGGTGGTCGATAGGGCCTTGATCGACGCCTTAAAAGACCCTAGCGAATAG
- a CDS encoding DMT family transporter, whose product MSSPLSPSHDRRQYLIGLAIAISGAVLFSTKAIVAKLIYRYPVDAVTLIAFRMLFSLPIFALIALWQARQGPRLSNPDRWRLVALGLVGYYLSSFLDFMGLQYITAGLERLILFLTPSFVLLISAVFLKRKVRGIEWAALSLSYMGIVLVFVHDLKFGGEQVLFGSALVLGAALSYSLYLIQSGQLVMRLGSLRLVSYAMCVSSVACITQFFALRPASMLIQPAPVYWLSLINAIFCTVLPVFLTMFAVQRIGAATASQAGMVGPVSTLFLGAIFLGEAVTTWQLAGTVLVMAGMYLLSKK is encoded by the coding sequence ATGAGTTCACCCCTTTCCCCCTCGCATGACCGGCGGCAATATCTGATCGGTCTGGCAATCGCGATTTCTGGCGCAGTCCTGTTTTCCACCAAGGCCATCGTCGCCAAGCTGATTTATCGTTATCCGGTGGATGCGGTGACCCTAATCGCGTTTCGTATGCTATTTTCTTTACCGATTTTTGCGTTGATTGCCTTATGGCAGGCACGGCAAGGGCCGCGTTTATCGAATCCTGATCGCTGGCGTCTGGTGGCTTTGGGCTTGGTCGGCTACTATTTATCCAGTTTTCTCGATTTTATGGGCTTGCAATATATTACTGCCGGACTGGAAAGACTGATATTGTTCTTGACCCCAAGCTTTGTGCTGTTGATTTCTGCGGTGTTTTTGAAGCGTAAAGTGCGCGGCATAGAATGGGCTGCGTTGAGCCTTTCGTACATGGGTATCGTGCTGGTATTTGTCCATGATTTGAAGTTCGGCGGGGAGCAAGTTTTGTTCGGCTCGGCCTTGGTGTTGGGCGCTGCGCTTTCGTATTCCCTGTATTTGATACAGTCGGGGCAATTGGTGATGCGGCTAGGCTCTTTACGACTGGTGTCGTATGCCATGTGCGTCTCTAGCGTGGCCTGTATCACGCAATTTTTTGCTTTGCGGCCGGCCAGTATGTTGATACAGCCAGCACCGGTATATTGGTTGTCGCTGATTAATGCGATTTTTTGTACCGTGTTGCCAGTATTTCTCACCATGTTTGCAGTGCAAAGAATTGGTGCTGCAACCGCCTCACAAGCGGGTATGGTAGGGCCAGTATCGACCCTATTTTTAGGTGCGATTTTCTTAGGCGAGGCGGTCACAACTTGGCAATTGGCGGGCACGGTCTTAGTTATGGCTGGCATGTATTTATTGAGTAAAAAATAG
- a CDS encoding DUF853 domain-containing protein — MFDNLFGGNDGVLRKDNVAETMLKLAVRSMGSQLGREILRGV, encoded by the coding sequence ATGTTTGACAATCTGTTCGGTGGCAATGATGGTGTGCTGCGCAAAGATAATGTTGCAGAAACCATGCTCAAATTGGCTGTGCGCAGCATGGGCTCGCAGCTAGGGCGAGAAATTTTACGCGGTGTGTAA
- a CDS encoding YebC/PmpR family DNA-binding transcriptional regulator, whose amino-acid sequence MAGHSKWANIKHKKAATDAKRGKVWTRLIKEITVAARMGGDDVNTNPRLRLSVDKAADANMPKENVTRAIQRGAGLLEGANYEEVRYEGYGIGGAAIIVDCMTDNRVRTVAEVRNAFNKNGGNMGNEGSVAFMFTHCGQMYFAPGTNEDALMEAALEAGADDITSDEEGGIEVLTPPHDLSAVKDALTKAGFKSEVAEVTMKPQTETVVTGDDAIKMQKLIDALENLDDVQEVYTNVIIED is encoded by the coding sequence ATGGCCGGACATAGTAAATGGGCAAATATTAAACATAAAAAAGCAGCAACAGACGCCAAACGTGGCAAAGTCTGGACCCGCTTGATTAAAGAAATTACCGTCGCCGCGCGCATGGGTGGCGACGATGTCAACACCAATCCACGCTTACGCCTGTCGGTGGACAAGGCCGCAGATGCGAACATGCCGAAAGAAAACGTCACACGTGCGATACAGCGCGGTGCTGGGCTATTAGAGGGCGCGAACTATGAAGAGGTTCGCTATGAAGGTTACGGTATTGGTGGCGCCGCCATCATTGTTGACTGCATGACTGACAATCGGGTTCGTACTGTGGCAGAAGTACGCAATGCCTTCAATAAAAATGGCGGCAATATGGGCAATGAAGGCTCAGTAGCTTTCATGTTCACCCATTGCGGGCAAATGTATTTTGCGCCAGGCACCAATGAAGATGCGCTGATGGAAGCCGCCTTGGAAGCCGGCGCAGACGATATTACGAGCGACGAAGAAGGCGGTATCGAAGTACTCACGCCACCGCACGATTTGTCGGCAGTCAAGGATGCATTGACCAAAGCCGGTTTTAAATCCGAAGTGGCTGAAGTGACTATGAAGCCGCAAACAGAAACTGTAGTGACTGGTGACGATGCAATAAAAATGCAAAAACTGATCGACGCACTGGAAAACCTGGACGATGTTCAGGAAGTGTATACCAACGTCATCATCGAAGATTAA
- the purD gene encoding phosphoribosylamine--glycine ligase, with protein sequence MKILVVGSGGREHALAWKLTQSERVQSVFVAPGNGGTELNPYLINIPLTDPVALAEFVIQEQIGITVVGPEVPLAAGIVNIFRDKGLKIFGPSKEAAQLESSKDFAKSFMQRHAIPTAEYQTFSDLQAAHAYISAKGAPIVIKADGLAAGKGVVVAMSLDEAHAAVDMMLSDNKLGDAGARVVIEEFLVGEEASFIVMVDGKNILPLATSQDHKRLLDDDQGPNTGGMGAYSPAPIVTPQLHARVMREIIQPTVQGMAKDGIVFTGFLYAGLMIDEHGNPKTLEFNCRMGDPETQPIMARLKTDLVNVMEHAVNGTLDAVELEWDRRTAMGVVMAAAGYPDDPRKGDVISGIPDETPDCITFHAGTTIMDKQLLSNGGRVLCVVGLGDTVKLAQKHAYDTVEKIRFQGAQYRRDIGWRALNKKH encoded by the coding sequence ATGAAAATTCTCGTAGTCGGCTCCGGTGGTCGTGAACATGCACTGGCTTGGAAATTGACGCAATCTGAACGCGTTCAGAGCGTCTTTGTCGCGCCTGGCAATGGTGGCACAGAACTCAATCCTTACCTGATCAACATCCCTCTCACTGACCCGGTCGCGTTGGCTGAGTTTGTGATCCAAGAACAGATAGGGATCACCGTAGTTGGACCGGAAGTACCGTTGGCCGCTGGCATAGTCAACATTTTCCGAGATAAAGGCTTAAAGATTTTTGGCCCGAGCAAGGAAGCAGCGCAACTGGAAAGCTCAAAAGATTTCGCTAAATCTTTCATGCAAAGACATGCAATACCGACTGCGGAATATCAAACCTTCTCCGACTTGCAGGCGGCACACGCCTACATCAGCGCAAAAGGCGCACCTATTGTCATCAAAGCCGACGGCCTGGCCGCAGGTAAAGGCGTGGTGGTGGCAATGTCATTAGACGAAGCACATGCGGCAGTTGATATGATGTTGTCGGACAATAAGCTAGGCGACGCTGGTGCACGCGTCGTCATCGAAGAGTTTTTGGTGGGCGAAGAAGCCAGTTTCATCGTCATGGTCGATGGCAAAAATATTTTGCCACTGGCCACCAGCCAGGATCACAAGCGTCTGCTAGATGATGACCAGGGTCCGAATACCGGTGGCATGGGGGCTTACTCACCAGCACCTATCGTGACCCCGCAGTTGCACGCACGCGTGATGCGCGAAATTATCCAGCCTACGGTACAGGGGATGGCCAAGGATGGCATCGTCTTCACCGGCTTTTTGTACGCCGGGTTAATGATCGATGAACACGGCAATCCTAAGACTTTAGAATTTAACTGCCGTATGGGCGATCCTGAGACCCAGCCTATCATGGCGCGTTTAAAAACCGATCTGGTCAACGTGATGGAACATGCCGTCAATGGCACCTTAGACGCGGTCGAACTGGAATGGGATAGACGTACTGCGATGGGCGTTGTTATGGCGGCCGCTGGCTATCCGGATGATCCGCGCAAAGGCGATGTCATCTCTGGCATTCCGGACGAAACGCCAGACTGCATCACCTTTCATGCCGGTACCACGATCATGGATAAGCAATTGCTCAGTAACGGTGGTCGTGTCTTATGCGTGGTTGGCTTGGGCGACACCGTTAAACTAGCGCAAAAACATGCCTACGATACGGTAGAAAAAATCCGCTTTCAGGGTGCGCAATACCGCCGGGATATAGGCTGGCGCGCACTAAATAAAAAGCACTAA
- the hemF gene encoding oxygen-dependent coproporphyrinogen oxidase gives MTDSASVKKYLLALQANIVAAMEALDGQAFLTDSWERPEGGGGISRVIEEGTVFERGGVNFSHVMGNNLPPSAAASRPELAGRKWEAMGVSLVLHPRNPYAPTVHMNVRFFTTYAEGKPSVWWFGGGMDLTPYYGFEEDAQHFHQSCKDALKPYGEDLHPRFKKWCDEYFYLKHRKEARGVGGIFFDDFNELDFASSFGMMQSVGNAFIPAYTAILEKRKDIAYGERERDFQAYRRGRYVEFNLVFDRGTLFGLQSGGRTESILMSMPPIVKWRYDWKPEAGSAEAKLATDFLVHKEWV, from the coding sequence ATGACCGATTCCGCCTCCGTAAAAAAATACCTGCTCGCTTTACAAGCAAACATCGTGGCTGCGATGGAAGCGCTAGACGGCCAGGCTTTCTTGACCGATAGTTGGGAGCGCCCCGAGGGTGGCGGAGGAATTTCGCGCGTCATCGAAGAAGGCACAGTATTCGAACGCGGTGGTGTCAATTTCTCACATGTGATGGGGAATAATCTGCCACCGTCTGCCGCGGCAAGTCGGCCAGAACTGGCAGGTCGAAAATGGGAGGCGATGGGCGTATCCTTGGTACTGCATCCACGCAATCCCTACGCGCCCACGGTGCATATGAATGTCCGTTTCTTCACCACTTATGCCGAAGGAAAGCCTTCAGTATGGTGGTTTGGTGGCGGCATGGATTTGACGCCCTATTATGGCTTTGAAGAGGATGCGCAACATTTTCATCAAAGCTGCAAAGATGCCTTAAAGCCTTACGGCGAGGATTTACACCCGCGCTTTAAAAAATGGTGTGATGAGTATTTTTACCTCAAGCATCGCAAGGAAGCACGCGGTGTAGGTGGCATCTTTTTTGACGATTTTAACGAGCTCGATTTTGCCTCTAGCTTTGGGATGATGCAAAGCGTAGGAAATGCATTTATCCCAGCCTATACCGCTATCCTTGAAAAACGCAAAGATATCGCCTATGGTGAACGCGAGCGTGATTTTCAGGCATATCGTCGGGGCCGCTATGTAGAATTTAATTTAGTCTTTGATCGCGGCACTTTATTTGGACTGCAATCGGGTGGCAGAACGGAGTCAATTTTGATGTCCATGCCGCCGATAGTGAAGTGGCGTTACGACTGGAAACCAGAAGCAGGCAGTGCCGAAGCAAAACTGGCGACCGATTTTTTGGTGCATAAGGAATGGGTATAA
- a CDS encoding nicotinate-nucleotide adenylyltransferase, which yields MGIKPARCVLVLGGSFDPVHRGHVALAQHYVNLLQPQELRLVPAGQPWQKNRLIADAEQRVQMLKLAFETGFKLPVVIDQQEIKRAVQHEASFTIDTLGNLRKELGADTSIVFLIGADQLQNLSSWRQWRQLFDVAHICAASRPGFSLDQTGLNLEVAQEWNQRAGSLQEIRNLPSGKSYFSQDLSWDVSATSIRNELKRTSQTPQTQQTTSLIPPEVLDYIQQHHLYR from the coding sequence ATGGGTATAAAGCCAGCACGCTGTGTGCTGGTACTCGGTGGCAGTTTTGATCCGGTACACCGTGGTCATGTCGCCCTGGCTCAGCACTATGTGAATTTATTACAGCCACAAGAGTTGCGTCTTGTGCCTGCCGGCCAACCCTGGCAAAAAAACCGCCTCATCGCAGATGCGGAGCAACGTGTGCAAATGTTAAAGCTAGCCTTCGAAACCGGCTTTAAGCTGCCGGTCGTGATAGACCAGCAGGAAATCAAACGCGCTGTACAACATGAAGCAAGTTTTACTATCGATACCTTGGGAAATCTGCGCAAGGAATTGGGGGCCGATACTTCCATCGTTTTTTTGATTGGTGCCGATCAATTGCAAAACCTGTCTAGTTGGCGACAGTGGCGACAATTGTTCGATGTAGCGCATATTTGCGCTGCTTCCAGACCAGGTTTTTCACTGGACCAAACTGGATTAAACCTAGAAGTAGCCCAGGAATGGAATCAAAGAGCAGGGTCTTTGCAAGAAATACGGAATTTACCGTCGGGCAAATCGTATTTTTCGCAAGATCTTTCATGGGACGTATCGGCAACCAGTATCCGAAACGAGTTAAAACGGACCTCGCAAACTCCGCAGACTCAACAAACAACATCGCTAATACCGCCCGAGGTGTTAGACTACATTCAACAACATCATTTATACAGATAA
- the rsfS gene encoding ribosome silencing factor, with translation MDIKKLQALVVDALEDVKAQDIQVFDTMHLTSLFDRVAIASGTSNRQTKALAASVRDKVKENGGEIVGIEGEVTGEWVLVDLGDMVVHIMQPAIRAYYRLEELWGDKEVKLGAAKRVTKGLAKASDDTEDADAKPKRASRSKAAPVEVTPDMMAIQTTLDDDVKKPVRKPRAVKATSDVTPVKPARKTATGKLAGTTSSSVAPAVKKPRVKTPAGARVKVASTKTATASAKQAATKRATTRSKTAG, from the coding sequence ATGGACATCAAAAAATTACAAGCCTTAGTTGTTGACGCTCTCGAAGACGTCAAAGCCCAAGATATACAAGTATTCGACACGATGCACCTGACCAGCCTGTTTGATCGTGTCGCGATCGCATCTGGTACCTCGAACCGTCAAACTAAGGCCTTAGCCGCTTCGGTGCGCGATAAAGTCAAAGAAAATGGCGGCGAAATTGTCGGCATCGAAGGCGAAGTTACCGGTGAATGGGTATTGGTAGATTTGGGCGACATGGTGGTCCATATCATGCAACCTGCGATCCGTGCTTACTATCGTCTGGAAGAACTTTGGGGAGATAAAGAAGTTAAATTGGGTGCAGCTAAGCGCGTTACTAAAGGTCTAGCCAAAGCCTCTGACGACACTGAAGATGCGGATGCAAAACCTAAACGCGCTAGCCGCAGCAAGGCCGCCCCTGTAGAAGTCACACCAGACATGATGGCTATCCAAACTACTTTGGATGACGATGTTAAAAAACCGGTACGCAAACCGCGTGCAGTGAAAGCCACCAGCGATGTGACTCCGGTTAAACCAGCACGTAAAACCGCCACCGGAAAATTAGCTGGCACCACTAGCTCCAGCGTTGCCCCTGCGGTCAAAAAACCACGTGTCAAAACACCGGCAGGCGCTCGCGTTAAAGTCGCATCGACAAAAACAGCAACCGCATCGGCCAAACAAGCCGCCACCAAGCGCGCTACCACACGCAGCAAAACAGCAGGCTAA
- the rlmH gene encoding 23S rRNA (pseudouridine(1915)-N(3))-methyltransferase RlmH: MQLIIAAVGHKMPSWIETGYQEYVKRMPAECRVHIKEIKPIERSGSKTAETVMALESVKIEAVIPKNARIIALDEHGKDLTSMALSQHLTSWQQDGRDVVFVIGGADGLDPQFKAKADMLIRISSLTLPHGMVRVLLAEQLYRAWSITQNHPYHRV; the protein is encoded by the coding sequence ATGCAGCTCATCATCGCCGCCGTTGGTCATAAAATGCCATCTTGGATAGAAACCGGTTATCAGGAATACGTCAAACGTATGCCTGCAGAATGCCGTGTTCATATCAAAGAAATCAAACCGATAGAGCGCTCCGGCAGCAAAACAGCGGAGACCGTGATGGCTTTGGAAAGTGTGAAAATTGAAGCGGTAATTCCCAAGAATGCCCGCATCATCGCCTTGGATGAGCATGGTAAAGACCTCACTTCTATGGCTTTATCCCAACATTTAACATCTTGGCAGCAAGACGGACGTGACGTCGTCTTTGTGATCGGTGGGGCGGACGGTTTAGATCCCCAATTCAAAGCTAAGGCCGATATGCTAATACGCATCTCCAGCCTAACCTTGCCACATGGTATGGTCAGAGTCTTGCTGGCGGAACAGCTGTATCGTGCCTGGTCTATCACGCAAAACCACCCTTATCATAGAGTATGA
- a CDS encoding Maf family protein yields MVPAQNKIYLASKSPRRRELLRQIGIDFELLLLRDTLPRGPDVSEIVLPGELPDIYVARVTQEKASAAWKLMQMRRLPLRPVLAADTTVVLGQQILGKPASQTEAIAMLRQLSGQTHQVLTSLAVHYEDQNLHCTQASEVTFTTLSEAQIQAYCASQEPYDKAGGYGIQGMAARYISHISGSYSGIMGLPLFETTALLRQAGIRLP; encoded by the coding sequence ATGGTTCCCGCCCAAAATAAAATTTATCTGGCCTCGAAGAGCCCGCGTCGGCGCGAATTGCTGCGTCAGATAGGCATCGATTTTGAATTACTTCTATTGCGCGATACTTTACCGCGCGGTCCGGATGTCTCAGAAATTGTCTTACCTGGTGAGCTACCGGACATCTATGTGGCCAGAGTCACCCAAGAAAAAGCTAGCGCCGCATGGAAACTCATGCAGATGCGCCGCTTGCCATTGCGCCCGGTACTAGCAGCAGATACCACGGTAGTTCTAGGTCAACAGATACTCGGAAAACCGGCATCCCAAACTGAAGCAATTGCCATGCTCAGGCAACTTTCCGGTCAAACCCATCAAGTCCTCACTAGCTTGGCCGTGCATTATGAGGACCAAAATTTACACTGCACGCAAGCGTCGGAAGTTACTTTTACCACCCTAAGCGAGGCGCAAATTCAAGCGTATTGCGCAAGCCAAGAACCCTACGATAAAGCCGGCGGTTATGGCATACAGGGCATGGCAGCGCGTTATATTTCTCACATTAGCGGTAGTTATTCTGGCATCATGGGCTTACCTCTATTTGAGACGACTGCTTTGTTACGACAGGCAGGTATCCGACTCCCCTAA
- the rng gene encoding ribonuclease G, producing the protein MSENLLINITPQETRVALIFQGAVQELHIERTLSRGLVGNVYLGKVVRVLPGMQSAFIDIGLERAAFLHVADIWDARSQDGNGSNNPLTPIEKLLYDGQSVTVQVVKDPIGTKGARLSTQVSIAGRMLVYLPQDSHIGISQRIENEAEREALRSKVKALQQPDEKGGFIVRTMAEDASDQDLKSDVEYLRRTWSTITQLAKTRPPSSLLHQDLNLAQRVLRDFVNEETDSIQVDSRENHLMLVEFGKTYTPSVLPKLQHYTGERPLFDLYGVEDEIEKALGRRVNLKSGGYLIIDQTEAMTTIDVNTGSFVAGRNFDDTIFKTNLEAAHAIARQLRLRNLGGIIILDIIDMENEEHKTAVLAELNKALSRDRTKLSISGFSALGLVEVTRKRTRESLAHVLCETCPACAGKGQVKTARTICYEILRELLREAKQFNPREFRIMASQVVVDMFLEEESQHLAMLGDFIGKPISLQVENVFHQEQYDIILM; encoded by the coding sequence ATGAGCGAAAATCTCCTCATCAACATCACTCCGCAAGAAACCCGTGTCGCCCTCATTTTTCAAGGTGCGGTTCAAGAACTCCATATAGAACGTACCCTGTCGCGTGGCTTGGTCGGCAATGTCTACCTAGGCAAAGTTGTGCGGGTACTTCCTGGTATGCAATCGGCATTTATTGACATAGGTTTGGAGCGTGCAGCATTTTTGCATGTCGCAGATATCTGGGATGCCCGCTCACAAGACGGCAATGGCAGTAACAACCCACTGACTCCGATAGAAAAATTACTCTACGATGGACAATCGGTCACAGTCCAAGTGGTGAAAGATCCTATCGGCACCAAAGGTGCGCGCCTGTCTACCCAAGTCTCGATTGCTGGCCGTATGCTGGTGTATTTGCCGCAAGATTCGCACATAGGGATTTCGCAAAGAATCGAGAACGAAGCAGAACGTGAAGCCTTGCGCAGTAAGGTAAAAGCCTTACAACAACCGGATGAAAAAGGTGGTTTCATCGTTCGTACTATGGCAGAAGACGCTTCAGATCAGGATCTCAAATCGGACGTCGAATACTTGCGCCGCACCTGGTCCACCATTACGCAGTTAGCCAAGACCCGGCCACCTTCAAGTTTGCTCCACCAGGATCTGAATCTGGCGCAACGCGTATTGCGTGACTTCGTCAATGAAGAGACCGACAGTATCCAGGTCGACTCCAGAGAAAACCATTTGATGCTGGTCGAATTTGGCAAAACCTATACGCCTTCAGTCCTGCCAAAATTACAGCACTACACCGGCGAACGGCCTTTATTCGATTTGTATGGCGTAGAAGACGAGATAGAAAAAGCGCTTGGTCGCAGGGTCAATCTGAAATCAGGCGGATACTTGATCATCGATCAGACTGAAGCCATGACCACGATAGACGTCAACACAGGTAGTTTTGTGGCAGGGCGTAATTTTGACGACACCATCTTTAAGACAAATCTAGAAGCCGCACACGCAATTGCACGCCAACTACGCCTGCGCAATTTGGGTGGCATCATCATTCTTGACATCATAGACATGGAGAATGAAGAGCACAAAACTGCCGTGTTGGCTGAACTGAATAAGGCGCTATCACGGGATCGCACCAAGTTATCGATTTCAGGATTTTCAGCCTTAGGACTGGTAGAAGTCACGCGCAAGCGCACCCGTGAATCTCTCGCTCATGTGCTCTGCGAAACCTGCCCTGCCTGCGCTGGCAAAGGTCAAGTCAAGACTGCCCGCACCATTTGTTATGAAATATTAAGAGAGCTATTGCGCGAAGCGAAGCAATTTAACCCACGCGAATTTCGCATCATGGCTTCACAAGTGGTGGTGGATATGTTCCTTGAAGAAGAGTCACAACACCTTGCGATGCTAGGCGACTTCATCGGCAAACCGATTTCTCTACAAGTTGAAAATGTATTCCATCAAGAACAATACGACATTATTTTGATGTAA
- a CDS encoding helix-turn-helix transcriptional regulator — MKHSIKVCDDEQRITNKNQVMSPELLALIERVRAVVNDRLLRLTQVKVKTGLASSTIWKYVKHGTLPPPIRIGSRSACWKESEISAWIEANAFASRSEKSVDIKAFIALLVAQNDL; from the coding sequence ATGAAACATTCAATCAAAGTGTGTGACGATGAGCAGAGAATAACTAATAAAAATCAGGTCATGAGTCCAGAACTACTTGCGCTCATAGAGCGTGTGCGAGCAGTCGTCAATGACCGCCTTCTTAGACTTACACAAGTCAAAGTGAAGACTGGGCTAGCGTCTTCTACGATTTGGAAATATGTAAAGCACGGAACACTCCCCCCACCCATACGCATTGGCTCTCGTTCTGCATGCTGGAAAGAATCAGAAATTAGTGCATGGATTGAGGCTAACGCTTTTGCTTCACGCTCCGAAAAATCCGTTGATATCAAGGCATTCATAGCATTATTGGTCGCACAAAATGATCTTTGA